The sequence CACGGCGCAATACTCCCCCTGCAGTACCTTCAATGAAACGTCCGAGAGAATCGTCTGCCCGCCGACACTGTATCCCAGGTGTTCCACCTCGAACACGGCGGGCTCGAAGGTCATCGGCACTCCAATGCGTCATGCAGTTTCAGGAGGTTGGCATTCATCAGGCGAAAATAGTCCGCGCCGATCTCGTCGGCGGTAATATTCGCCAGCGGTTGAAGCACATCCACCCGCACGCCCGTCTCCGCAGCGAGCGACGCCACCAGCTTGTCACTGACAAACGACTCGTAAAAGAGGGTCTTGATGCCGTGTTCGCGTACCGTATCGGTGAGTTGCGCCATCGTTTTCGCATTGGGCATCGTATCCGGAGAGAGTCCGGTAACGGCCTCTACATGGAATCCGTACCGCTCGGCAAGATAGCCGAAGGCGTTGTGGCTGACGACGATCGTGTCCAGCCCGCAGCCGCTCAGGCGTTTGCGGTAAAGGGTGTCAAGCGTCTCAAGTCGTTTGATATAGGCAGCACCGCGCTCCCGGAGTTTTCCGGCATCCAGCGCCGGAAACGCCGAAGTGAACAGTTGTTCTGATGCTTTGACAAGCGCGATCATGTTGTCGATGTCGAGCCAGTAGTGCGGATCGGCACCGTGATGATCGTCGTCGTGCATCTCTGCCGTTTCGTCGTGGTGCGCATGCCCCCCTTCGTGCAGCCGGACGTACCGGCTCATATCCTTCGCGTTGCCGAAAGATTCAAATGGTTCGGCCCAGGGCTCGAGGCCGGCACCGCTGTAGAGAAACAGCCGGCACTTCTCTACCCGGATCATATCCTGCGGCGTCGGTTCAAAGGTGTGGACATCCCGGCCGAACGGGATCAGCATTGCCACCTCAGCATCCTGCTCCAGCAGGTGGCGGGCGATATCATAGAGCGCAAACGTCGTCACGACGACATCCGCTTTGCCAGCCTGCACCTTTTTTGCGGGCACGGCGACCACCAGGGTCACCACCAAAACGATTAACAGTACCAGCAAAACAATGATCGCTTTTTTCAAAATCTCTCCACGGCTTTCTTCCCCGAATTATAGCGAAGCTTCCCGTCCCATTAAAGAATGGGGTTTTTTTCGCTATAATTCGCCACTTTAAAGCGAATGATTAAGGATAACAATGACTTCTTTCTTGCTGATCGTCCAGGTTGTGCTGGTGATCCTGCTGACCATCGTCGTACTGCTGCAGAAGAGCTCCAGCATCGGCCTGGGAGCCTACAGCGGTTCCAATGAATCCGTCTTCGGTGCCAAGGGTCCGGGAAGTTTCCTGGCAAAAACAACGTTCTTCTTCGGCTTCCTTTTCGTTGCCAATACGATTGCCCTGGGTTACTTCTATGCGCAGGCCGCCAACAAGTCCGTCGTCGATGAGATCGTCACACCGGTGACGGCGGCAGCTCCGGCTGCTGCGGAGAGTGCGGTTGCCCCTGCAGCCTCGGCTGCCGAAGCCAACGCCTCCAACTAATCCCGCCATGCGCAGCTTCCTGCTGACTGCGCTGCTGCCGCTGGTACTCTTCGCGGACGCGCACATCTTTGTTTTTCACCGCTTCGGGGATGTGCGTCATGCCTCTACCAGCACCGCCATTGAGACCCTCCGTGCTGAATTCGACTATCTCAAGACGAACGGCTACAAGGTTATCCCCCTCTCCCGCCTGGCCAAAGCCCTGAAAGAGGGTGAAGCCATTGACGACAAGTGGGTCGTCCTCACCATCGACGACAGTTACAAAAGCTTCTATGAAAACGGCCTGCCCCTCTTCAAAGAGTACGGCTACCCTTTTACCCTCTTTGTCTATGTCGCGGCGGCGGACAAGAACTACGGCGATTTCATGACCTGGGATCAGATCCGCGATACGGCACAGTACGGCGAACTCGGCCTGCACGGCTACGGCCACAGTCATGAGTGCCACCTCGAGCCCTATAGACTCAAAGAGGACACCGACAGGGGGCTGCGTTCCTTCGCCAAGGAGCTCCGCCGCGTACCGCGCTACTACGCCTATCCCTACGGCGAATACAACCCCGAAGTCAAAGCGGGGATCGCTGATTACGGGTTCGAGCTGATCCTCAACCAGAACAGCGGCGCGGTCAACGTGGACAGCGACCCGCTTGATCTCGACCGGACGGCGCTGACCGGGGATAATCTCATCGCGCAGAAACTGAAAATCGAACGCCTGGACACCGAGTGGATCGCCCCCCTGCGGTGGCCCGAAGATGGCAGATTAAAAGAAATACACGCTAAAATTGCACCGACATACCGCACGGCGGAGTACTATATCAGCGGCCATGAATGGGTGCGTGTTCCCGTTGAGAACGGCGAAATTCGTGTCAAAACCGATGTAAAGCTCGCACTGCCGCGTAGCCGGGTCTTTATCAGGGTCGGTCAGAAACAAGAAAGTATCATCTTAGTAAAGGAGTGAGAATGCTTGACGAAATCTATCAAGAATGCGAAATGGATATGGAAGGTGCGCTCGAGCACATGCAAAACCTGTTCAAGACCCTGCGTACGGGGAAAGTAACGACGCAGGTCCTTGACGGGATCAAGATCGATTATTACGGGGCGGCGACCCCGCTCTCCCAGGTGGCGACGGTCCTGGCAACGGATGCGACGACTATCACCGTCTCCCCGTGGGAAAAACCGCTGCTCAGCGCTATCGAATCCGCCATTGCCAAGGCGAATATCGGTGTCAACCCG is a genomic window of Sulfurimonas sp. HSL1-2 containing:
- a CDS encoding polysaccharide deacetylase family protein, with the translated sequence MRSFLLTALLPLVLFADAHIFVFHRFGDVRHASTSTAIETLRAEFDYLKTNGYKVIPLSRLAKALKEGEAIDDKWVVLTIDDSYKSFYENGLPLFKEYGYPFTLFVYVAAADKNYGDFMTWDQIRDTAQYGELGLHGYGHSHECHLEPYRLKEDTDRGLRSFAKELRRVPRYYAYPYGEYNPEVKAGIADYGFELILNQNSGAVNVDSDPLDLDRTALTGDNLIAQKLKIERLDTEWIAPLRWPEDGRLKEIHAKIAPTYRTAEYYISGHEWVRVPVENGEIRVKTDVKLALPRSRVFIRVGQKQESIILVKE
- a CDS encoding metal ABC transporter substrate-binding protein, giving the protein MKKAIIVLLVLLIVLVVTLVVAVPAKKVQAGKADVVVTTFALYDIARHLLEQDAEVAMLIPFGRDVHTFEPTPQDMIRVEKCRLFLYSGAGLEPWAEPFESFGNAKDMSRYVRLHEGGHAHHDETAEMHDDDHHGADPHYWLDIDNMIALVKASEQLFTSAFPALDAGKLRERGAAYIKRLETLDTLYRKRLSGCGLDTIVVSHNAFGYLAERYGFHVEAVTGLSPDTMPNAKTMAQLTDTVREHGIKTLFYESFVSDKLVASLAAETGVRVDVLQPLANITADEIGADYFRLMNANLLKLHDALECR
- the secG gene encoding preprotein translocase subunit SecG, encoding MTSFLLIVQVVLVILLTIVVLLQKSSSIGLGAYSGSNESVFGAKGPGSFLAKTTFFFGFLFVANTIALGYFYAQAANKSVVDEIVTPVTAAAPAAAESAVAPAASAAEANASN